The Candidatus Glassbacteria bacterium genome segment GCCCGCCGATGAAACGCGGCAGTTGAATGCCGTGCCGACGGATAGAACCTGGCAGCGGCTGGGTCCCGGCGGCGGCGGGGCCATGTTCCTGCCGACAGTCAATCCCGCCGACCCCGATAACGTCTTCCTGCGCTGCGACATGACCGGGGCGTATGTGACCCACGACGGAGGGAAGTCGTGGCGCATGTTCCACCTGCGCACGGTCGTCAGGGATTTCGAGTTCGACCCCTCGGACCCCAAAGTGATCTATGCTTCCAACACCGGCCTTTACCGTTCTGAAGACTGTGGCGCGAGCTGGAAGCTGATTTACCCCGACCCTGCCTCTATCGTAGCCGAGAGGATGGTGGGCGACCACGCCGAGCAGTTTTTCGTGACCCGGGAAGGAGAAATGCGGGGGGAAATAGTTAAAGTCCGGGTAGACCCGTCTGACGGCAGCCACATATACATGGGACTTACTCCACCCTATGAGAGCACGCCGGCCGACGGGAAGCGGACCAGGAAAACCGGTGCGCCTGTGCTGGTTACATCTGACCGGGGCGAAAACTGGCGCGAGCTGGCCAGGGTGCCGGGTTCAACAGTACTCGCAATCATCCCGGGAACCTGGGACGGCAGGCCGGATGAACTTACTGTGGTCACCGACAAGTGCGTTGCGTGGATAAAAGAATCCACCGGCGAGGTTACAGAATATCAGCTGCCTGATACCAGAGCCGCTCATGCCGACGCGGGTGTGGGGCCAGAGGGCAGCGTGCTTTACCTGATGACCAGCGACTCGCCGGATGCAGGTTACCTGCCCGCCGGGGAAGGTGTTTACCGCTCCGATGACAGGGGACAAAGCTGGCGGAAAGTTATGCAGGGTTTGCTGGACGATACCGAAGTCTCCGGAAAGTCCCCCGTGTTTTCCACTATCGCTGTCTGCGAAAAAGAGCCTGAAGTGGTTTACCTTTCCTGCAACAGGTACAATCCAGCACAGGGCGGCAATCATCATTTCGGCATTTTTAAGAGTACGGATAGCGGAGAAAGCTGGCGCTGGGTGTTCCGCGCGGAATTCGACAACATGATCAGCGGCAACTACGACGGCGGCTGGCTGATGGAGGAATACGGGCCGGAGTGGGGAGAAAACCCGTTTTCAATCGGAGTGAGCCCGTCCAATCCGGATATCGCCTATGGCAGTGATTTCGGCTGCACCCATCGTACGCTCGACGGCGGTAAGACCTGGGAGCAGGTGTATACGGACCGGCAGCCGGACGGTAGTTGGGTCAGCCGGGGCCTGGACGTAACTGTCTGTTACGGGGTTCAATTCGACCCGTTCGACAGCTACCATCTTTTCGCCAACTATACCGATATCGGCGCCCTGCAGAGCTTCAACGGGGGCGAGTCCTGGGTGCACGCTACCGAAGGTATCCCGCATGCCTGGATCAACGGTTGCTACTGGACGGTATTCGATCCCGAGGTTAGAGGGCGTGCCTGGTCGGTTTGGTCCGGGGCCCACGACCTGCCGCGGCCCAAGATGTTCCGCAGCGGTAATTTCGACCGCTATGCCGGCGGTGCGGCTGTCTCCGATGACGGCGGCCGCAGTTGGCGGGTGAGCAATGCCGGTTTGCCGGAAAACTGCCCATCCACCTACATCGTGCTCGATGAAAACAGCCCGCTAGAGTCGCGCACGCTTTATCTCTGCGGGTTCGGCAAGGGTGTGTTCAAGTCCACCGACGGAGGCGCGAACTGGAGCAAAGGCGGTGCGATTCCCGGGCCGAACAAAAATGCCTGGCAACTGGCCCTCCTGCCAACCGGACGGTTGGTCCTGCTGGTAGCTCGCGGACTGGAAAACAGGCAACTGGTGGACGGTGGCGTTTTCACCAGCGACGATGCCGGCGAATCCTGGCAAACACTCTCCCTGCCTCAGGGAGTTAATGCTCCCAATGCTTTGGCCGTTGACCCTGCAAAGCCCGAAAGAATGTTCCTGGCTCTCTGGCCTCGCACGGAAAACGGACGTGAGACCGGCGGAGGCCTTCTGCGTACCGAAGACAGCGGTAAAAGCTGGCAGAGAGTTTTCCGCGAGGATGCGCACGTATTCTCGGTGGCCCTGGAGCCCGAAAACCCGTCGCGCGTGTATATCAACACATTTGACAGTGCGGCGTTTACCAGCGCCGACGGCGGGAGAAGCTGGAACAAGATCCGGGGCTACGATTTCAAGTGGGGCCACAGGGTAATTCCCGACCTGCATAAACCGGGTATGATTTTCCTGACGACTTTCGGCGGAGGGCTGTTCCATGGCCCCGGCGATGGTGACCCGCGGGCGGTGCCGGACATAGTTGACTTTTCGCAGGATTGGCGCTGGGGGCTTTGAGTATCCGGCCTGAACAATCCTGCAGGCTAACCTTTTTGCAACGGAGCTGGAATGAAAACCGGAGCCTGGATTTTGCTGGCGGCAGCCCTGTCTGTCAGCGCCCTTTCCTGTAACCCGTTCAACCAAGCGCAGCACAAGGAATCTGCTACCTCGGTCGAACGGCCGATAGATAAACTGAGCGGTGTTCATCCCAGGCTCCTGTTGACCGGTACCAGGCTTGAAAGACTCAAGGCAGGCTTGATGACAACCCATAGCTGGCTCTGGGAAAGATACCGGCAGGACCTGTCATCAATGGTGGCCGCCGCCCGCAGTAAGAACGATCCGGACGACGTACGCCGGCTCGGTGACATGGCCACGGAGTTGGCGCTCGCCTGGGTGATGACCGGCGATGACAGCCTGTACACTGTCGCCCGCGACCATCTCCTTCGTCTCACCGACCCGGCTACCTGGGAGGCTCCGGGCTCACTGATCTACCTGATCGGCAGCCATTTCCTGATGGGGATCAGCCTGTCCTACGACTGGCTTTATCCGAAGCTCACTTCCGCCGAACGGGCTCAGGTGGCCGAATGCCTGGGCCGGGAGGCACAGGCCCAGTACAAGTCGATCGTGAATGGCCGGATATGGTGGCGCAACCAGTATTACCAGAACCATTCACACTCAAATTACTGCGGGTTGGCTTTCGCCGCCGCGGCGCTCTGGGGTGAAGACGACCGGGCCGGGCAATGGATGAATGTTTGCGAGGAGTTTTTCGACAAATTGCTTGAAGTGTTGCCCGAGGACGGTTCCTCGGTCGAGGGCTACGCCTATGCGGGCTACGGAGCCGAGTATGTACTGAATTACTCTGCAATGGCCTCCGATCTGCTGAGCAAGGACTACACCGGTTCACCCTGGATGCAGAATTTTGCCGACTTCCTGTTGCACGGTTTGCTGCCATACCGCACTCAAAGTACCTGGGCGATGACGTTCGGTGATGGCCCGCAGCGCGGCTGGACCTCCACCGCTCAGCACCTGTTCTACCTGGCATCGGTGTACCGTGACGGCCGGGCCCAATGGATGGGCCGGGAGACCGTGGGATTACGGGAAAAAGGACTGGGAAGCCAGGGCTGGATGATGCTGACCTATTACGATCCGTCCGTGGAGGGGACTCCACCGTTGGATTTTCCAACATCGGCGTATTTCCCGGAAGTCGGTCAGGTGATGATGCGTTCGGCTTGGGACGATACATCAGGAACCCTGGTCGGCATCAAGTGCGGGCCGTTCATGGGTAAGTCCCATTCGGCCGGCGCCGAGTTCGACTGGGGTACCGGTCACGCCGAGCCGGATGCGGGTTCCTTCCAGATTTTTTCACACGGAAAATTCTTGGCGATCGGGGCTCTCTACACCGGGTTCAAGCTGACCGGGAATCATAACGCGATGCTGTTCAAAGGCAAGGGCCAGCTTGGTGAAAACATGCCAGGCTTCGCTTCGATCGAAGCACTTGAATTCGGGCATTATCCGCAGATAGTTCACACCAGCTTCAGTCCCGAAACGGATTATGTGGTTGGTGATGTGGCGAAAGCCTATCACCCGGCGCTCGGAGTCGAAAAATACCTGCGACACTGGTTGTATTTAAAACCGGATATCCTGCTGGTTGCAGACGAGATTGAACTCTCCGGGAAGGGCATGGTTTACGATTTCCCCGCTCCCGAGCTTGAAACCGGCCTGGGGATGACTCATAACCGGTACGGACAGGTTACAGGCAATGAGGGAGAGGCTTATACAATTTTCGAAGGTGCCGGGGGAATATACAGGATTTACGCCTGCTATCTCGATAACTCGCCGGAGCAGGCTGATTATTCAGTACTGGTCGATGGTAGGGAAATCCATAGTTGGAAGAGCCACAACGAAAATATCGACGATAACCTGATTGCGGTTACTCCTCCTGTCGAGCTGATAAAAGGCAGCCGGATATCATTCCGTGGCTCTGGAATGACAGATTACTGGCGGTTGACAAAAATGGCCGCTTACAGCGAAGAGATAGCCGTGCCGAGGAGCGCGCGGTGGCTGATGCATTTCGAGCCGGACACCAGGGTTGAAATGGAGGCTGCACGAATTTCAGTGCATTCCGGCGGAGTGTCACTCGATTACTATTTTCTGGCACCGGAAGGCGCTGAGCCGAATGTGGAGGAACATGTGACAGCTGGAGCCGACCTCGAGCCGTTCAATTATGAAACCACCAGGAGACTGGTAGTGGAGCCTGAATTCAGCTGCGAAAGTTTGACAGTGATCACTCTGATCAACCTGAGGCACAGTACCGACCAACCATTACAGGGAGTGGCCAGCAGCCGGGAAGGGGATGCCACTGAGATCCGCTGGATAAAAAACGGCACCAAAAGAAGTATCAACTGGTCGCTGCTTAAGCGATCGTTCAGTCTTGACGAGAAATAAAGTAAATGCTGCCAGCGCAATGTTCCTAAGGAGAGTGAATGTTTCCAAATGTTATAAGAGAAAGACAAATCCGGTCTGCCTGCTGTTTGATTTTCTTTCTCAGCTGGTGACTGCTTGCCCTACGGTTTGTGACCATTTTTTCGATGGAAATATTTGAAGTGAATAGTAGAGCAGTCAAACCGCCATCGCCCGAATCAGCTCAATCAATTCTCGTGGCATATCCCGCAGAAAAGTTTTAAAGTAGTCAACTACACTCCGCCAATTTTTGAACGTCAAAATTAATTAAGAATAGTTCAGGTTGGTGGGAGATAGTATACTGACCTACTCCCCTGTTTTAGGTCCAGGTATAATGTCAGTATTCGATGTTCAAAAGACTCATTTACGGGGGTAAGGTCAGTCCTTATTATCCGTCCAGTTCCATCAACTTGTTCTGAAGGGGTACACCACGAACCGGGAGACCCTACGTATCGATCCACAAGGTCGTTGACAGGGAAATTCACAGGCTCGGGTTAAAGGCAGAGGACGGGTCAAAACTCCGTTTTCATGATTTCCGCCATTTCAGGGCAAGCCAGTGGATCAATGCCGGCGCAAGTCTCGAAGATGTCCAGGTTGCTCTTGGACACAGGAGCAGGATAACAACGGAGAAGTATGTCACAGTAGATAAGCAGGCTGTCGGGGCAAGGCTGAGCCTAATCAAAAGCCCTGATAGATAGCATCTACCAGGGCTTAATTCAAAGGAGTTCAATGCTAATTTGTCACAGTTTTGGCACAGTTGGCTTCCAGAGCAACTGCCGGTTGTGACAAAGAATCGTGTAACCCCCTGCAAAATATGGTGAGCCGTACAGGGATCGAACCTGTGACCCGCTGCTTAAAAGGCAGCTGCTCTACCAACTGAGCTAACGGCTCATGGTAATCAGTGGCTAATATTTATTCTATCCAACTTTCACCGCCGGGCGGGTAACCACTCAGAACCCGTACCCGCGGTTGATAATCTGGTCCCGCTGTACTCCCACACTCACCAGCTTGATCGGACAGTTCATGATCTCGCCGATGCGTTCGAGGTATGCACGCGCCTCGGCAGGGAGTTCATCGTACTCGGTGATATCACCGGTCGGGCTCTGCCAGCCCTGCATGGTTTCATAAATCGGCTCGCAGTTCTCCAGCACGTCGGGATCGTGGGGGAACTCGGTCAAAATCTGTCCGTTGTGACGGTAAGCGTTGCAGATCCTGATCTCATCCAGCGAGTCGAGCACGTCGAGCTTGGTCACCGCCAGTCCTGTCAGACCGTTGATCCGCTGGCTGTAGCGGGTAACCACGGCGTCGAACCAGCCGCAGCGACGGGGCCTGCCGGTGGTGGCGCCGTACTCGGCGCCGAGTTCGCGGAGACGCTCGCCGTCGGGGCCGGTCAATTCGGTCGGCATCGGGCCGTTACCCACCCTGGTAGTGTAGGCTTTCACCACTCCCAGCACGTGGTCGATCATCCGCGGGCCGATACCAAGCCCGGCCAGCGCTCCGCCAATACTCGTGTTGCTGGAGGTGACATACGGGTACGTGCCGTGGTCCACGTCCAGCATCAGGCCCTGAGCACCCTCCAACAGGAGGTTCTGGCCATCGGCCAGTCGTTCGTGGATCAGCAGGGAAACGTCGGCCTCCAGCTCCAGAAACTCGTCGCGGTGCTGAATCAACCCGGCGGTCACCTCGGCGGCGTCCACCCGCTCGTCGCTGCCGATCGCCCCGAGCAGCTTGTTTTTCAATTCCACGTTTGCTTCAATCTTGGCGCGCAGCTTGGCGGTGTCGTGGAAATCCATCACTCGGATCCCGCAGCGGCTGATCTTGTCTTCGTAGGCCGGGCCGATCCCGCGGCCGGTGGTACCGATTTTTCCCTTGCCCCTGGCCGTCTCGCGCTCGCGGTCGAGTACCTTGTGGTAATCCAGCAGAAGGTGCGCCTTGGAACTGATCTTGATCCGGCCGCCGGTGGAAATACCGCTCTCTTCCAGGCTGCGGCGTTCCTCGCTGAAACCGGCCGGGTCGATCACCACGCCGTTGCCGATAACGCAGACAGGCTGGGGGAAAATAATCCCGCTGGGAATCTGATGCAGGATAAACTGGGTCCCTTCGACCACCACCGTGTGGCCGGCGTTGGCGCCGCCCTGGAACCGGGCCACGAGATCGGCCTTGCTGGCCAGGTAGTCGACAATTTTTCCCTTGCCCTCATCTCCCCACTGGGAGCCGATAACAACAAGCGATGGCACAACAACTCCGGGCAGTTTGAACGTTGATGCGGAACTTGAGCGTGGATACGCCTTTGCAAGAATGTTAAGATAGCCGCGCTGCGGCTGAGTGTCAAGCACTCCGGCCGGATGGGAACTCTCACAGTCCCGTGGGGGCTGGAATCAACTTGCAGTCCAGCTCGAATTTCTGCCGAAGGTGGTCTCCGAGTGCGAGCAGGCCGGGCACCTCGGTGGCGTAGTGGCCGGCAAAAACCACGTTGACTCCGAACTCGCGGGCGAAATGGTAGACGGTATGGTTCTGCTCGCCGGTGACGAACGTATCGATCCGTTCGCTTAACGGCTCGTCCAGTAATTTATTGCCGTCCCCGGCGATAATCCCCACCCGGCGGACTTCTTCCGGCCCGAACGTCAGCACGTGGCAGTCGGTATCCAGGATTTCGTCAAGGCGGCGGACAAAACTTTCCAGCCTCTCCGGCCGCGGATTCTCGGCCAGCGTGCCGACCGGCAGGCCCGAGTCGAGCACCAGCGCACCCCTGTCCTCCAGTTCCAGCAGCCGCGCGATCCGGGCATTGTGGCCGAGTTGCGGATGGAAATCGAGCGGAAAGTGGGCGGCGTAGAGCGAGATCCCCGCAGCCAGCAGGGTTTTTACCCGTTCGCAGTGGCTGCCGGTAATCGCCAGCGGCTGGCCCCAGAACAGGCCGTGGTGGACGATCAGGAATTTCCGACCCATCGAGGCGCAGCGTTCGAACGTTTCCCGGCAGCCGTCGACCGCCAGGGTCACATTCTCCACCCGCTCGTCGCCCTCGACCTGCAGGCCGTTGAGCGACTTGTCGATACCGGCCCAGTTGTCGATTTCCAGGACCTCGTCCAGGTGGGCCGCCAGCTCTTTGCGTGCGATTGTCATCGGTCATGCCTCAGGCGTTCAGGGTACATACATCCGCTTGACAAGCTGCATCCCCTTGACTTTCCTCAGTTTCTCCACGACCACGTCGGAGGCGGCCGTGTCGGTGCTGACCAGCGAGAGCGTATTCTTGTTGGTCTCTTCGCGGCCCAGACGGTACTCGCCGATATTAATCCCGGCATCGCCCAGGATGCCGCCCACCTGGCCGATCACACCCGGCACGTCCTGGTTCTTGAGCGCCAGCAGGTGGCCGCGGGGGTTGACGTCCATGAAGAACTCGTTGATCCGCACTATCCGCGGCAGTTCCTCGCCGAACACGGTCCCGTCCATCCGGCACGATTCCTTCTGGGTCTTGACCGAGACGATTACCAGGTTGGTGTAGTCGTCGCTCTCGGTCAGCGTGCTCTCGACCTTGATCCCGCGGCTTCTGGCCAGATAGGGGGCGTTGACGAAATTGACGTTGCCGCCGGTGGCCGGGGTGAGTATCCCCTTGAGCACCGCCAGCTTGAGCGGCTCCGCCGCATCCCGGCACTCGCCGGCCAGCGCCAGGGTCACCTTCTCGATCGCCCCGTCGATGAACTGCGCGGCGAACACGCCGATCCGCTCGGTAAGCTCGATAAAGCGGCCGAACCGCTCCAGAACGCCGGTGTCGGTGAGCGGCAGATTGACCGCGTTGTCGCAGGCTCCGCCCTTGAGCGCGGCGATAATCTGGCGGGCGATCTGCACGCCGACGTTGATCTGGGCCTCGCGGGTTGAGGCTCCCAGGTGGGGAGTCGACACCACGCGTTCGTGCTCCACCAGCTCGCGGCATTCCGGCGGCTCCTTGCTGTAGACATCGAGCGCCGCCCCGGCGATCTTTCCAGCCTTCAGCGCATCCAGCAGCGCGGCCTCATCCACCAGCGCCCCGCGTGCGCAGTTGACCAGCAGCGCGGAATTTTTCATTTTAGCCAGCCGGGCGGCGTTGACCATCCCTTTGGTCTCCTCGGTGGCGGGTACGTGCAGGGTGATGATATCGGCATTCTCGAACAGCGCATCCAGCTCCACCAGCCCGATATCGTTCTCCGCGGCCCGTTCGGCGGGGTAGTAGGGGTCGAACGCGATCACTTTCATCCGCAGCGACTGGGCCACCCGGGCCACGTGCGAACCGATCCGTCCCAGTCCGACCACGCCCAGGGTTTTGCCCTGCAGTTCGCTGCCCACATACAGGGAGCGGTCCCAGCGGCCCTCTTTCAGCGACCTGTCCGCCTGGGGGATATTGCGCGCCAGCGAAACTATCAGGCCCACCGTGTGTTCGGCCGCGGCGATCGTGTTGCCGTCGGGCGTGTTCATCACCACGATACCCTTCTCGGTGGCGGCGTCCAGATCGACATTGTCGACGCCCACGCCGGCCCGGCCGATCACGCGCAGCTTGTCCGCCGCCTCGATCACCTTGCGGGTCACTTTCGCTCCGCTGCGGATCACCAGGCCGTCGGCCCCGGCAACCGCCGCTGCCAGCTCGTCCTCGCTCAGCCCTGTTTTGACTTCCACTTCCACGCCATCGGCCTGCTCCAGTATCTCCAGACCCTCGGCGGATACTTTGTCTGCAACCAGTACTTTCATGATTACTCCTGTCTGAAACGCCGCTGGTCCAGGTTGATTTTATTGATCACCATCCCGGTGAGCATCTTGGGGTAGAAGTCGGTTGATTTCTGCGGCATGAATTCCCCGTTGTCGGCCACCGCCACCACCTCGTCCACGCCGGTCGGGTTGAGGAAGAACACGGCCTGATATTTTCCGTCGGGAGCGGTAACCATCTCCAGCGCCTCGGCGGGGTCGCGAAGGTAGGCGACATTGCGCTGGTGCTCCAGGTCCTCGGCGCTGATCCCCAGCCGGTGCTCGAAAATAAGTTTGTGCAGGAGATTGACGTCAAGCCCCTTCCACTGGCCGCTGCCGGCTCCCGGGATCAGCTTGTCGGGGTTGGAGGAGCTTTTCAGGGCCAGCCGCACCAGGGTGCCGTGGCCCCTTGCCGCCAGCAGGAACTTACGGCCGCCGGATATATTATCCAGCGCGGCCAGCAGGTTTTTTGCATTTGGTTCTCCGGCATCGCTTATCTCGAAATCCGCTGCTAATTTTTCCAGCAGCCCGGCGACCGAGAAGCCCTCCAGGCCGAACAGGACCCGGTGGGTGGGCAGGACACTCAGGCCCGGATCATGGGCGCTGACAAAACTCATCATCGCCCGGTCGATAGCCTCGTTGCCGGTCACCGGCACGCCGTTGGCCGCCATCTCGCGGCAATAGGCGAGCGCGGTCTCGTAGCGGTGATGACCGTCGGCGATATACAGGCTGCGGCCGGCCATCAGGCGCTGGACCTCGGCGGTCGCTTCCGGATTGTCGATCCGCCACATGCGATGCACGGTACCATCGCCCTCGGTGACCTCGATCACCGGTTCAGCCGAGCCGGTGGCCTGTTCCAGCACGCCGTTGACCTCGCCCTGCGGGTCGTGGTAGAGCATGAACAACTGGCCGAACTGGCTGCCGGTGGCCCGGGTCAGTTCCAGGCGGTCCGCCTTGGGGCCGCTGTGGGTTTTCTCGTGAGGCCTGACAAC includes the following:
- a CDS encoding DUF4962 domain-containing protein, translated to MKTGAWILLAAALSVSALSCNPFNQAQHKESATSVERPIDKLSGVHPRLLLTGTRLERLKAGLMTTHSWLWERYRQDLSSMVAAARSKNDPDDVRRLGDMATELALAWVMTGDDSLYTVARDHLLRLTDPATWEAPGSLIYLIGSHFLMGISLSYDWLYPKLTSAERAQVAECLGREAQAQYKSIVNGRIWWRNQYYQNHSHSNYCGLAFAAAALWGEDDRAGQWMNVCEEFFDKLLEVLPEDGSSVEGYAYAGYGAEYVLNYSAMASDLLSKDYTGSPWMQNFADFLLHGLLPYRTQSTWAMTFGDGPQRGWTSTAQHLFYLASVYRDGRAQWMGRETVGLREKGLGSQGWMMLTYYDPSVEGTPPLDFPTSAYFPEVGQVMMRSAWDDTSGTLVGIKCGPFMGKSHSAGAEFDWGTGHAEPDAGSFQIFSHGKFLAIGALYTGFKLTGNHNAMLFKGKGQLGENMPGFASIEALEFGHYPQIVHTSFSPETDYVVGDVAKAYHPALGVEKYLRHWLYLKPDILLVADEIELSGKGMVYDFPAPELETGLGMTHNRYGQVTGNEGEAYTIFEGAGGIYRIYACYLDNSPEQADYSVLVDGREIHSWKSHNENIDDNLIAVTPPVELIKGSRISFRGSGMTDYWRLTKMAAYSEEIAVPRSARWLMHFEPDTRVEMEAARISVHSGGVSLDYYFLAPEGAEPNVEEHVTAGADLEPFNYETTRRLVVEPEFSCESLTVITLINLRHSTDQPLQGVASSREGDATEIRWIKNGTKRSINWSLLKRSFSLDEK
- a CDS encoding site-specific integrase, producing MHKVVDREIHRLGLKAEDGSKLRFHDFRHFRASQWINAGASLEDVQVALGHRSRITTEKYVTVDKQAVGARLSLIKSPDR
- a CDS encoding adenylosuccinate synthase; the encoded protein is MPSLVVIGSQWGDEGKGKIVDYLASKADLVARFQGGANAGHTVVVEGTQFILHQIPSGIIFPQPVCVIGNGVVIDPAGFSEERRSLEESGISTGGRIKISSKAHLLLDYHKVLDRERETARGKGKIGTTGRGIGPAYEDKISRCGIRVMDFHDTAKLRAKIEANVELKNKLLGAIGSDERVDAAEVTAGLIQHRDEFLELEADVSLLIHERLADGQNLLLEGAQGLMLDVDHGTYPYVTSSNTSIGGALAGLGIGPRMIDHVLGVVKAYTTRVGNGPMPTELTGPDGERLRELGAEYGATTGRPRRCGWFDAVVTRYSQRINGLTGLAVTKLDVLDSLDEIRICNAYRHNGQILTEFPHDPDVLENCEPIYETMQGWQSPTGDITEYDELPAEARAYLERIGEIMNCPIKLVSVGVQRDQIINRGYGF
- a CDS encoding Nif3-like dinuclear metal center hexameric protein, producing MTIARKELAAHLDEVLEIDNWAGIDKSLNGLQVEGDERVENVTLAVDGCRETFERCASMGRKFLIVHHGLFWGQPLAITGSHCERVKTLLAAGISLYAAHFPLDFHPQLGHNARIARLLELEDRGALVLDSGLPVGTLAENPRPERLESFVRRLDEILDTDCHVLTFGPEEVRRVGIIAGDGNKLLDEPLSERIDTFVTGEQNHTVYHFAREFGVNVVFAGHYATEVPGLLALGDHLRQKFELDCKLIPAPTGL
- a CDS encoding phosphoglycerate dehydrogenase — encoded protein: MKVLVADKVSAEGLEILEQADGVEVEVKTGLSEDELAAAVAGADGLVIRSGAKVTRKVIEAADKLRVIGRAGVGVDNVDLDAATEKGIVVMNTPDGNTIAAAEHTVGLIVSLARNIPQADRSLKEGRWDRSLYVGSELQGKTLGVVGLGRIGSHVARVAQSLRMKVIAFDPYYPAERAAENDIGLVELDALFENADIITLHVPATEETKGMVNAARLAKMKNSALLVNCARGALVDEAALLDALKAGKIAGAALDVYSKEPPECRELVEHERVVSTPHLGASTREAQINVGVQIARQIIAALKGGACDNAVNLPLTDTGVLERFGRFIELTERIGVFAAQFIDGAIEKVTLALAGECRDAAEPLKLAVLKGILTPATGGNVNFVNAPYLARSRGIKVESTLTESDDYTNLVIVSVKTQKESCRMDGTVFGEELPRIVRINEFFMDVNPRGHLLALKNQDVPGVIGQVGGILGDAGINIGEYRLGREETNKNTLSLVSTDTAASDVVVEKLRKVKGMQLVKRMYVP
- a CDS encoding DUF1015 domain-containing protein; protein product: MAEIFPFRGVSFDPAKAGPFDELVTQPYDKISTSDRERYLARSPYSIARLICSAPSGADLRRHFAGVADLYNRWLDDGVLVRSDKPCIYPYHQTYRVPGTGEQRTRRGFVGLGRLHDYADGVVRPHEKTHSGPKADRLELTRATGSQFGQLFMLYHDPQGEVNGVLEQATGSAEPVIEVTEGDGTVHRMWRIDNPEATAEVQRLMAGRSLYIADGHHRYETALAYCREMAANGVPVTGNEAIDRAMMSFVSAHDPGLSVLPTHRVLFGLEGFSVAGLLEKLAADFEISDAGEPNAKNLLAALDNISGGRKFLLAARGHGTLVRLALKSSSNPDKLIPGAGSGQWKGLDVNLLHKLIFEHRLGISAEDLEHQRNVAYLRDPAEALEMVTAPDGKYQAVFFLNPTGVDEVVAVADNGEFMPQKSTDFYPKMLTGMVINKINLDQRRFRQE